In one Amyelois transitella isolate CPQ chromosome 22, ilAmyTran1.1, whole genome shotgun sequence genomic region, the following are encoded:
- the LOC106129850 gene encoding uncharacterized protein LOC106129850 yields MPKSTTEEYGKSSDKASRSSDCSSVRVPLHFDVHKPGCHFESCCGVCNLFPGVLLIAFCQVLAGSIFLTLILTHGKQYDEMHKTPESQFMSVATGTVLCGITGAGLLLIIVALTENCRAMLVYLLVATFIWIGIVALAVTKIGRACVRFKDAAKIKDEEHRLSNLACVSGLITFFGAAVYFFSFMVVLSFYHFRYVRRAILLHEAECEG; encoded by the exons ATGCCGAAAAGTACCACAGAAGAGTACGGAAAATCTAGTGACAAAGCTAGCAGGAGCTCTGACTGCAGTAGCGTCAGGGTGCCTTTACATTTTGATGTCCACAAGCCGGGGTGTCACTTTGAGAGCTGCTGTGGAGTGTGCAATCTGTTCCCTGGAGTGCTGCTGATCGCTTTCTGCCAAGTTCTGGCCGGATCTATCTTTCTGACGCTCATTCTCACCCATGGGAAGCAGTACGATGAAATGCATAAGACTCCTGAGTCGCAGT TCATGAGCGTGGCGACGGGTACTGTTCTGTGCGGTATCACGGGAGCTGGTCTGTTGCTCATCATCGTAGCCCTCACGGAGAACTGCAGAGCTATGCTG GTGTACCTTTTGGTGGCCACATTCATATGGATAGGGATTGTTGCCCTCGCCGTCACGAAAATTGGAAGAGCGTGTGTTCGTTTTAAAGAtg CTGCAAAAATAAAGGATGAAGAACATAGACTGTCGAATTTGGCGTGCGTGAGTGGACTCATCACCTTCTTTGGAGctg CTGTGTACTTCTTCTCATTCATGGTGGTGCTCAGTTTCTACCACTTTAGGTATGTGAGGCGCGCCATCTTGTTGCATGAGGCGGAATGCGAAGGGTAA